From the genome of Rhizobium binae, one region includes:
- a CDS encoding DUF982 domain-containing protein: MKQTAHFRPVGLASMGLGHYAVINSVWDAARTLLHDWPVDDGEEYFEAVKACLDAIIGDLPPDYVRAAFVRAAQEAGIAVIEVAD, from the coding sequence GTGAAACAGACGGCACATTTTCGACCGGTCGGCTTGGCCTCGATGGGACTCGGGCACTATGCCGTTATTAACTCTGTATGGGATGCCGCGCGCACGCTCCTCCATGACTGGCCGGTGGATGATGGCGAGGAATATTTCGAAGCCGTCAAAGCCTGCCTGGATGCGATCATCGGCGATCTGCCGCCGGATTATGTGCGGGCCGCCTTCGTCAGGGCTGCGCAGGAGGCGGGCATCGCCGTCATAGAAGTCGCCGACTGA
- a CDS encoding RidA family protein: protein MKMIFNPSSVRRPFGNYNHGLLVPPGASLLVTSGQLGIGLDEKVPEDVGAQADLCFQAIRAILAEAEMSFADVIRISGFVTKREHFPDYMAVRDRYTLDPKPTSTLIIVAGFTRPEFLVEVEVTAAKVF, encoded by the coding sequence ATGAAGATGATTTTCAATCCCTCGTCCGTGCGCCGTCCCTTCGGGAATTACAATCACGGACTGCTGGTGCCGCCGGGCGCCTCGTTGCTCGTGACCTCGGGACAACTCGGCATCGGTCTCGACGAGAAGGTGCCGGAGGACGTCGGCGCGCAGGCAGACCTTTGCTTCCAGGCAATCAGGGCTATACTTGCCGAGGCGGAGATGAGTTTTGCCGACGTCATCCGGATCTCGGGTTTTGTGACGAAGCGCGAGCACTTCCCCGACTATATGGCCGTCCGGGATCGTTACACGCTCGATCCGAAACCGACCTCGACGCTGATCATCGTCGCCGGCTTCACCCGCCCCGAATTCCTTGTGGAAGTCGAAGTAACGGCCGCCAAAGTATTTTAG
- a CDS encoding NAD(P)H-dependent oxidoreductase, which produces MNVLVLHSHPVEESYGKALYKQTLESLQKAGHAVDACDLYAEQFDPVLSRQDRLIYHDYPANTDLVKPYVERLKQAEGLVLVTPIWNFGFPAILKGYFDRVWLPGVSFDLVDGKVESRLRHIRKLAAVLTYGATPFRAFAAGNPPKKIVKRVLRAQINPLRPVTFLAHYDMNNCTADTRARFLEKVKTAMERF; this is translated from the coding sequence ATGAACGTTCTCGTTCTTCACTCGCATCCGGTCGAGGAAAGCTACGGCAAGGCACTTTACAAACAGACGCTGGAAAGCCTTCAGAAAGCCGGTCACGCAGTGGATGCCTGCGATCTTTATGCCGAGCAATTCGATCCCGTGCTCTCCCGCCAGGACCGGCTCATCTATCACGACTATCCCGCCAACACCGATCTGGTAAAACCCTATGTCGAGCGGCTGAAACAAGCCGAAGGGCTGGTGCTGGTGACGCCGATCTGGAATTTCGGTTTCCCGGCGATCCTGAAGGGCTATTTCGACCGCGTCTGGCTTCCCGGCGTTTCCTTCGACCTCGTCGACGGCAAGGTGGAATCGCGGCTGCGCCATATCAGAAAGCTCGCAGCCGTTCTGACATACGGTGCCACGCCGTTTCGCGCCTTCGCGGCCGGCAATCCGCCGAAGAAAATCGTCAAACGTGTCCTGAGAGCGCAGATCAATCCGCTAAGACCGGTCACCTTTCTTGCGCATTACGACATGAACAACTGCACAGCGGACACCCGGGCGAGGTTTCTGGAGAAGGTGAAGACGGCGATGGAGCGCTTCTGA
- a CDS encoding FAD-binding oxidoreductase — protein sequence MPDYQRIKTELEGIAVEDNPALVRQKSRDFYWYSPILKAQLDNVTADLVVTPKNEEEVIRTLKVAFVHGVPVTPRGAGTGNYGQAMPLSGGIVLNLAAMNKIKEIHPGRVICEPGIVLAQLDKQTKAHSGQELRFHPSTAQTATVGGFIAGGSGGVGSITWGGLRDLGNILRLRVVTMEAEPRVLDLTGWDLQKVSHAYGTNGIITEIEMPLAPAYDWVDVLVGYDDFMAAVRFSDALAKCNGILVKEIAPIAAPIPYDYFTRHKPYIRKGQSVVVLMIAPHSMDAFLAFTAAHKGEVIFRSDRVESLKGIPHAYELAWNHTTLRALKVDPSFTYLQVQYPGPDHVAKVAKMVEIFGDEVPGHLEFIKFDGQIQCSGLPLVRYTTAERLEEIIKIHQDHGCPIFNPHRYTLEEGGMKRTDKVQLAFKHETDPRGLLNPGKMIAWENPDFDFNAGKNYLFPGLASVMEA from the coding sequence ATGCCGGATTATCAAAGGATCAAAACGGAACTCGAGGGCATAGCCGTCGAGGACAATCCGGCGCTGGTGCGCCAGAAGAGCCGTGATTTCTACTGGTATTCACCGATCCTGAAGGCGCAGCTCGACAATGTGACGGCCGATCTCGTCGTCACGCCGAAGAACGAGGAAGAGGTGATCCGGACCTTGAAGGTCGCCTTTGTCCATGGCGTGCCGGTGACCCCGCGCGGCGCCGGCACCGGCAATTACGGCCAGGCCATGCCGCTTTCCGGCGGTATCGTGCTGAACCTTGCAGCCATGAATAAGATCAAGGAGATCCATCCGGGCCGGGTGATCTGCGAACCGGGTATCGTGCTCGCCCAGCTCGACAAGCAGACCAAGGCCCATTCCGGCCAGGAACTGCGTTTCCATCCGTCGACGGCCCAGACGGCAACAGTGGGCGGCTTCATCGCCGGCGGTTCCGGCGGCGTCGGTTCGATCACCTGGGGCGGGTTGCGCGACCTCGGCAATATTCTGCGCCTGCGCGTCGTCACCATGGAGGCCGAGCCGCGCGTGCTCGATCTCACCGGCTGGGACCTGCAGAAGGTCAGCCATGCCTATGGCACCAACGGCATCATCACCGAGATCGAAATGCCGCTGGCGCCCGCCTATGACTGGGTCGACGTGCTCGTCGGCTACGACGACTTCATGGCCGCCGTGCGCTTCTCGGATGCGCTCGCCAAATGCAACGGCATCCTGGTCAAGGAGATCGCGCCGATCGCCGCACCGATACCGTACGACTATTTCACCCGGCATAAACCCTATATCCGCAAGGGCCAGTCGGTGGTGGTGCTGATGATCGCGCCGCATTCCATGGATGCCTTCCTCGCCTTTACCGCCGCCCACAAGGGCGAGGTCATCTTCCGCTCCGACAGGGTCGAGAGCTTGAAGGGCATTCCGCATGCCTATGAACTTGCCTGGAACCACACGACGCTGCGCGCCCTCAAGGTCGATCCCAGCTTCACCTATCTGCAAGTGCAGTATCCGGGCCCGGATCACGTGGCCAAGGTCGCCAAGATGGTGGAAATCTTCGGTGACGAAGTGCCGGGTCATCTCGAATTCATCAAATTCGACGGGCAGATCCAATGCTCCGGCCTGCCGCTGGTGCGCTACACCACGGCGGAACGGCTCGAAGAAATCATCAAGATCCATCAGGATCATGGCTGCCCGATCTTCAATCCGCACCGCTACACGCTGGAGGAAGGCGGCATGAAGCGTACCGACAAGGTGCAGCTCGCCTTCAAGCACGAGACCGATCCCCGCGGGCTGCTGAACCCCGGCAAGATGATTGCCTGGGAGAATCCTGATTTCGACTTCAATGCCGGCAAGAACTATCTGTTTCCAGGGCTTGCAAGCGTCATGGAGGCCTGA
- a CDS encoding cytosine deaminase: protein MTHSFISPPNAGRFALSNATLPAAAVTGYDAPAVEGLVKADLVITDGIIAAVVPPGAAPAELAKSDLREGMVWPCFTDMHTHLDKGHIWPRSANPDGTFPGALEAVRADREANWSAGDVKKRMEFSLRSAYAHGTSLIRTHLDSLAPQHRISFEVFAEIRDAWKDRIALQAVALFPMENMADAAYFADLVAVVRDKGGLIGGVTRMSPDLDSQLDTLFRAAADSGLDVDLHVDETDDPAAETLKAIAQAVLRNRFDGKVTAGHCCSLARHDEETAKRTVALVAEAGVGVVSLPMCNMYLQDRYPGRTPRWRGITLFKELAAAGVATAVASDNTRDPFYAYGDLDPVEVFREAVRILHLDHPLDTAARVITASPAEILGRSDKGRIAAGAPADLVLFSARRWSEFLSRPQSDRVVLRRGKVIDRSLPDYRELDNLVGA from the coding sequence ATGACCCATTCCTTCATTTCCCCACCCAATGCCGGCCGCTTCGCGCTGAGCAACGCGACGCTGCCTGCAGCTGCGGTCACCGGCTACGACGCCCCTGCCGTCGAAGGCCTCGTCAAGGCCGACCTCGTCATCACCGACGGCATCATCGCCGCCGTGGTGCCGCCCGGCGCAGCGCCGGCCGAACTGGCGAAATCGGATCTCAGGGAAGGCATGGTCTGGCCCTGCTTCACCGATATGCACACCCATCTCGACAAGGGTCATATCTGGCCGCGCAGCGCCAATCCGGACGGCACATTTCCGGGAGCATTGGAAGCAGTGCGCGCCGACCGCGAAGCCAACTGGTCGGCCGGCGACGTCAAGAAGCGCATGGAATTCTCCCTGCGGTCGGCCTATGCGCACGGCACCAGCCTGATCCGCACCCATCTCGACTCCCTGGCGCCACAGCATCGCATTTCCTTCGAGGTCTTTGCCGAGATCCGCGACGCCTGGAAGGACAGGATCGCGTTGCAGGCGGTGGCCCTCTTCCCGATGGAAAACATGGCGGATGCCGCCTATTTCGCCGACCTCGTCGCCGTCGTTCGCGACAAGGGCGGCCTGATCGGCGGCGTCACCCGGATGAGCCCCGATCTCGACAGTCAGCTCGACACGCTGTTCAGAGCGGCGGCCGATAGCGGCCTCGACGTCGACCTCCATGTCGACGAGACCGACGATCCGGCTGCCGAAACCTTGAAAGCAATCGCCCAGGCCGTGTTGCGCAACCGTTTCGACGGCAAGGTGACAGCCGGCCATTGCTGCTCGCTCGCCCGGCATGACGAAGAGACGGCAAAGCGCACAGTCGCACTGGTCGCGGAGGCCGGTGTCGGCGTCGTCTCGCTGCCGATGTGCAACATGTATCTGCAGGACCGCTATCCCGGCCGCACACCGCGCTGGCGCGGCATTACCCTTTTCAAGGAATTGGCCGCGGCCGGCGTGGCAACGGCGGTCGCCTCCGACAATACCCGCGACCCCTTCTACGCCTATGGCGATCTCGACCCGGTGGAGGTGTTTCGCGAGGCGGTCCGCATCCTGCATCTCGACCATCCGCTGGACACGGCGGCGCGGGTCATCACCGCCTCGCCCGCCGAAATTCTCGGCAGGTCCGACAAGGGGCGCATCGCCGCCGGTGCCCCGGCCGATCTCGTGCTCTTCAGCGCCCGGCGCTGGAGCGAATTTCTTTCCCGTCCGCAGTCCGACCGCGTCGTGCTTCGCCGCGGCAAGGTGATTGACCGCAGCCTGCCGGACTATCGCGAACTCGATAACCTCGTTGGAGCCTGA